atacacacactgtgtgtgtcctTTATGTGAGCTCATCCTGAGTGTAACACTGAGTCCTGACAATAAAAAGCTTTAATATTTCAGTCTCAGCTGTGCTGACTGAAGGCAGGAGGAGGCCATAGTTACACAATCACAGAGAAATCACTGCAAAGACTTTTTAATAATCTACCTCATACAGGTCGTCTGTCTGTCTCCATAGTGGAGTTTAAGTCCAGTCAAAGCTGCACATAAAGAACCATTTACAATACAAGACTGATAGTAATGAGCTCAAAATGCAAGAATTCAATgaagcagaaacaaagaaagaaaaatgttttcaaaggaAAGATGTTCAAAGAGCTTTAAAACAACATTTACACAAGAAAGTCACTGATTCAACAACCtgaatatttttgatttaaaatctttgtAATTTGATTGTGTTTGTAAACCTGAACGTGTTAATTTATCCACTTCTGTCCAAAAACACTGAGAGGAAACACATTCCTTCATTTGAAGATGATCATAAATTTGATATTATTCAGTTCTTGTTGTGATTTTCCCTCACAGATACTGATTCAACTCTTTGGATTCTTCTTTCAGTGTCAGCTGGAATATTATGGTTTAAATTCTTCTACACACAGTTAAGAATAATCACACCATATTCATTGACATTATTAcagatcactctgacagatGACTTTATCTTACCTTTGAGTCCTGAgctgctctctgacagcctctgCACCAGATCAGTTCTCTTCATGTCTGTTAAAACCTCCATGATCACCTCCACAGACTGATGACCAAGTTTAAACATGATCTGATCCACTAGTTCTTCTGCTGTGTTTCtaaatgtctttatttgtgGCAGGTCCATCTTGAAGAACGTGAACTTCAGAAACCACCTGAAGTCTTTGAGTTCCTGTTCACTCAACTTCTTCAGTGTTTCCAAAAGCAGCTTTTTAACATCTTCTTcctgaaaaatacaaaagattTGTTAAATAACTTCATAATTTCTGTGTTTGGAGATTTAAGGAtttctttctttgatttttctgtCTCATTGTAGCAGGCATACAGACTATTAGGGCTGAATGATTATGGTTAAAATGATGATCAGTCACGATTATTCACTGATTTTagtgacaaaaatgtttttattgcactCTCATGTAAACAGAGCATCGCTTTTACATCTCTATAATGTTTGTATCAAATAAAATTGATCCACCTTTTTCACCTAAATTCAGCAAATCTCTtagaagaaaaatgtgtgtgtgtgtgtgtgtgtgtgtgtgtgtgtgtgtgtgtgtgtgtgtgtgtgtgtgtgtgtgtgtgtgtgtgtgtgtgtgtgtgtgtgtgtgtctgtagggGGGTGCAGGCTGAATACACCCTGTAGAGGACCACCACCTCCTTTTGTGACATTTATCTCTGCTGCAGAGGTGCCTGATGCTGTCCACTGTGTTCCTGAAGTCATCCATGTGTAATCAAATGATGCGCGACATTAAAGGTGAACCTGAAGTTGAGCGAGGTGGACCTGAGAATGTGGCCGTGTCTGTGCCTGACTCACTCCTGGCTGTTTCCCACAGTGAACTAGCAGTCAAACAACAGGCTGATTCACCTCTGAGTGACTTTTTTGATTGTGTTCTTTTCTGATGCAGACAGTAAGAGTGCTGACAAAGGTTCTCTGCTTCCTGAGGAAATGGGTTCCACATGGGCAACATTGTGCTGGTATCCCAGTGTTTTGAGTGGCTGTGTCAGTTAGATGTTGTTACAACATGTTGAGAACGTCCCACAGTCAATCAGAGCATTTGGGTTTCTGTAAGATTTCCAACTATATTCTGAAGAACTCTTCTTGGCCTCGTCTGAACAGAGAGGTCTCTGGTTAGATAAAAACATGCCAAATGTATCAACTGACTGATAAACAAACCCAGACTATCAAACTATTTCCTCTTCCACCCAAACTCAGTTCTGCTGTGTCAATCTAGTTAATCCATTTTAGACCAAAGTTTTTCAGTTCTTTGAAACAGAGGAAAAGTTGCGACTGCATCATTCACCTGTGCTGATGGCAGAAACTGCACAAAGTCCCTCTTCTGCTGGTCTGTCTGTTAAACTCGGTCTGTTGACATTCTGTTGGGCTATGATAAGAACGCTGCCACCAAACAACATCCACTGCTGCCAACCAAGGAGAGACTTCTGTTTCTCCAGGCTTGGTGGGACACTACTGTCATGGATTTTGTAAGAATGGttcatcagtgtttgttgtGACTGAACTTTTGAAGGTTAGGATGGAGTATGTGTGGTTTGTCTAATGTCAGACTTCATAAAATGTCAAAACTCTCTGTGTTCTCTTCCTGTCCAGTGTCTCAAAGTTATATCAGCTTTTGTCCAAAACTTCAGACTGTGTTTGAGCTTCTAGTTCATGAGGACATACTCGGGGGTCTCCCTAGTTTTTCTGACCAACCCTTAAAGAGCTTCTTCAGGGGTTGCTGAGTTACAGGATGGAGATAAATAGGTTCACTGGGTTGTCACTGCTGTAAACTTGGGTCAGTACGATAAACAATATATGGTTGAAAGTTAAATGTAACTGAgtctaaatatttattattattattattattattattacctccgccaaggaggttatgttttcggtcacgttggtttgtttgtttgtttgtttgtttgtcagcaggatttcatatcaatgaaattttgtggagtggttggaaatgacaagaggaagaagtgaataaattttggcggtgatccggatcaccatCTGGAtccaggtattttttttaaggattcttcactattgcgggatagggggttattgttgtctggtaAAGATGAacgattatttcacagtatttagatacacgtattacagcgtcagtgaccctatggccttggcggaggtttgcgctctctgagtgcttctagtttatCTTACTATAATGATCGTAgcgtatgtatgtatatatgtctcCTCTTTAACGTGTGGGCCAATCTGAACAAAACTTTGCATGAACATAGTCACATATACAGTGATTATCAGCATCTATGGGTCACTCCACACTAAACTGTACAAAAGTGTTACACAGGTGTGAAAATTGACTAATCAGATTTATCCCCAAATGGCACATTAGCAACAGTTAGAAGATAAGTCAAGTGAACTCAGCGTATTGCTGTTCTATAaaatggagctggagctgcTGATGAGGACGTAACAAGGGCAAAATGTGTGGAACACAAAAGAGAAATTGTCTAATAAGTCACACACATTGTGTCCAGGATACTTAATAGCGCTATGTGTTACACCACTCAGACTGCGACAATGTTATAGGTGTAAAGAAGATTCACTTTATTAATCCACATGGGAAGAACCAGGCTGGACAAGTTCAGGGGCACTTTGTACCACGCACACACTttttctgcagacacacactcgcAGCCCAAATATCACCAACAGACCATCCTACCCCCTGCTGTCAAGTCAGGTAAGTATATATGTGGAATAAAAGAATAGACTACTAAATAAAACAATCCTTACCTGAAAGCACCAGGCAGGTATTTGGACATACAATGAAAATACGCTCTACAGGTGCCACATATGTGCAGGCTGCTTTATTCGGTCACTCAATGTTGTAAAATGCTCTAAAAACTCTACAGTTgtcaattctatattttgatttaagttcttggaatgtaataaggtttccatcttggataatatgttgtaaattatttacacccttatcacgccataacagaaaattcagcattttcttttcctgacaaatatctggattgttccaaatgggtgttagtttacaggggataagtgaagacttagttatttttaaaaattcccaccaggctgtcagagaggtgtgaatactaaggcttttaaagcagttatgatgtttaatactgggactaatgaaaggtagagccgagatttttatttttccacaaagtgcctgttctagatccagccatgggttgtctaatgaattggatttgatccactttgcaatatactgcaatctactgcctaagaaatagtaataaaagtttggtaattccagaccgccactgtgttttggcttttgtaaagtttttaagcttattcttgacggtttgtttttccataaaaattttgagatgtttgaatctagtgacttaaaccaaggaagagaaggtttattagggatcagtgaaaatagataattaatttttggcaaaaccatcattttactggcagcaactctccccatgagtgatataggtaaactattccaacgtgatagatcatcctctattgtttttaataagggggtATGATTTAAttgtaccaagtctgagagtctggtggaaaaatttatgcctaaatatctaatatttcctgactttagtggggtcctagaggttctatggaaattacaattcagaggtaaaactgttgatttactccaattgatagagtaatcagatatagatgagaacttatctattagtgtgatagtcttcaaaagagaagcttgtgaattcccaaggaaaagtaatacatcatcagcataaaggctaattttatggtccgtattttcagtttgaatccctttaatatttgcattttgatggattgctgctgctaatggctcaatgaaaatgacaaaaagagagggacagagtgggcagccctgcctggtgcccctctgcagactgaagctttggtaACGCTCTAAGAACAATTCTCCGAGTACAGTTTGTTCAGTTtcaaaaaaacagctgatcaagacaccaaaaacatatttttttggaTATTGTTTTATTCATCAGTGCGCTGTAACTGCTTGATGACATTTAGGTATATCACTGCAAGGCTGAATTGGTATTTCTTTCAAATAAGCCATCTGCTTTGAGTATTTCTGGGAGCAGCACAAAGGATTCATGGATGTAACAGACTTGGACACCAACAACAGCCCATTTGAGCACACATTCTGAGCAGATTGTTGCTGAATGTCAGATTTTCATCACTGACGGTCTTTCGTTATGCTTTTCGTAATAGTATTCCAGCAAGCTGTCTGTACTCAGGTGTTACAACCTGGCTCAAAAGCCATAACATAAAGTGAAGATTGACACCAGAGTTTTAAGAACAAATGGGTTTTATTTTGTATCCCTTGGTAAGCACCACTAAAACCGGTGCAACCAAGCAAGCAGAAGAGCAAAGGTGGTAAGACCTGCAAAGCTGACCTCATGCACACCTTTATCCACACCTCATCAGGTGCAGATAATCAGCAATTAGCAGATGCAGCACATGAAACTCTCTCACTGCCACTACAGAGAGTAGGGATTGCAGATGGGAGCAACATCAGTGAACCAAATCATGTCCATCTGGGACTGCAAATCTGGAtggacacttttctttcttGGTTATGTTAAAATTGTTGAAGCTGATTTTGtctaatatccatccatccatccattcgcttccgcttatcctgttcagggtcgcgggggggctggagcctatcccagctgtcatagggcgagaggcagggtacaccctgaactgGTCGCctgcctgtcacagggccaacacagaaagacaaacaacctttcacactctcattcacacctatgggcaatttagaatagccaattaacataaccccagtaagtgcatgtctttggaatgtgggaggaaaccggagtacccggagaaaacccacgcaagcacggggagaacatgcaaactccacacagagacagggagaggcctgggccaaggtggaatcgaacccaggccttccagatggtattctatctgtgaggcagcagtgctaaccacttcgCCACCGTGCTGCCGATTTTGTCTAATGTACGGATTTAAAATTGAGtatgaaaaaaaagtgttgctttAACAAATATTAtacaaacaaatattatgtaatACTTCACACAAGCTCCAACTGTACAGCTTAGTGTGGAGTGACCCCTATATGTTTATAAAAAATACTATAATCAGTGTTCATTTGTGATTCCAAGGTTACTTTCTCTGTTTGAAGTTACGTCACTTCACGGCCAAGAAAATTTTATCTGTGATGAACTCAAAACTAAATAGGAGTGAAGAATTTGAAAATGCGCAGCAGGCCTGTCAAAAACCACCCATAGGCTGGCTGTTTGCTGGCAGTGACTGATGTAACTgtggaaaaatgaatatatatatatttttttaatcttctctcCAGGGTAATTCTGGACCAATTTTTGACAGGCCAGAATAAAAAGACCAACAGGCTGGGTGTGGCCCACAGGCGTTAGTTTGTCCACCATTGCTTTATACGCATGAGAAACATGTTCcctttaattatattttgtaaataaatgatcTTTTTCCAGTTACCACCTCGGCCAGTCTCCCTCTTTTGTTACATGGAgaaataacatattttaaatccAGTGTGGTTTATTTTTCCTGAAGCTTTCATTACTCTCTGTTTAGTGGATGCATCTTTGGCCAAATGGAATGTGATTAGTTGGTGatttcagtgtgtctttgtgagcTGGATGGATACACTGATACACTGTGCAGGCTCACTTTTATGGACATTAGAGTTGATGTTGGATGATCCACGTTAGcaaacactgcactgtttttatTGGCCTTCATtatgctgcagtttgtggtgtCATTTCAAGAGGCTGAATAAGTGAGTTGTGTTGCTCTGCagtgcagacacacagcacTCTTTGCATATGATTTCTTCTTGATTAACATCACCTGCACTAAATCCAAAGTCTTTCCAAACAAAGACCATGATTCACTTTGAAGGACGAGCTCTTTGCCTTCTGTTGTGCCACACATTTCTATTTTGTTGTCTGCCTTTAAACACTGTTACTCATGCAGACTTCTGCAGGAACCTTCAAGCTGCACGATGCAGGAAACAGCTGTGACTGACACAAGGAAGCACCTGATCAGGCGCTGATTTAAAGAGAGCTCGATTTCCTTTCACGTTGCATTTGAAATATCACTCGATGACGCTCATTTAATCATGGGAAGCCAAAATTGGGATGGagattaaaatttgattaattgtgAAGCcctataaaatgttaaaaaacagATCTTTATGAAATTTTTAAAGTTCTCTAAATAAGAtgtaaattactttttaaagacaaacaaatatctaacatgacatttcctgatTTCATCTTCAGCAGTAGATCATTCATTCTGTCATCAGTGGTGGATAACATTATTGCTGCAGAGCTCCACTGTGAGAACCATCCAGTTTAAAGATGGTTTGTCTGTTTCATCATGTTTAATGTTCAAGATGAGGAGGATTTACAACCTGAATCTACTGAATGAAGCTGAGTTGTGTAAAGTCACACtcactctcttccacagtgcagcttcatcttcatccaCAGAGAGTTTGTCTGAGGAGAAAAGACATTTCAAATGAACTCTGAGGATTCAAATCTGATCACACATCCAAGCAGAATCAACTTTAAGAAGACTCACATGttttgaaaggaaaaataataCAACATACATGACACACACAACCGAGTACAAAAACGACCCATCCATCCAATTAATTAAGTGGTGGAAAGTTGGAGCCTATCTTAGAGGTAATAGGGAGAGAGACCGTACACCTGTCCATCATGGGTAAtaaacaaagagagacagaatcaTTGACACCTACAGCTAACTGATAACCACCAATAAACCCAaccagcatgtctttggactggaaACCAGAGCACTCTGAGGAAAagcatgcaggcacagggagaacatgcaaactccacacagaaagcttCCAGCCAACCAGGAGGCTCAAACACAGAACCTtcatgctgtgaggtgacagtgctaaccactgcaccaccatgccaccacCAACACAAAAACCTGCAACAGCCATCTGATGAAATCAATAAATCAGATCAGTTATTGATCTCAGATTTCAGAGATTTTACATTGTTGATGACACAGCGTTTACACTCATGCAGCTTTGGTGGTCTTACCTCTGGATCCTGAGCTGCTCTCTGATAACTTCTGTATCAGATCAGTCCTCTTCATGTACAAGAAAACCTTCCTGGTCGCCTCCACAGACCGCTGACCAAGTTCATCCACCATCAGATCCACAAACTCTGCTCTGACTGCTGATTCCAACCTCCTATTTAACAGATTCTTCTGAGGAAAAATCATCGGTAGGAAACTCTGAAATTCCTTGAACTCCTCGTTGCTCAAATCATTCAGAGTTCctaaaagcagatgtttaacAGCTGCCATTGTTGCCACCTGGAACAGTCAGTACATTCATGGGTCAGAAGTTTATTCATATATTTAGCCAAACATGGGCTGTTATGATGATCTTTAAGTCTTTATCAAATATTTTAAGCACAATAAAGTTGAATGTTTAATCTTAGAGTGGTTGATCTTTTCAGATTTCTCTGTCCTGTTGAAGAGAACAGTCAGGACAAATGTACATGCTGACATTTCCTCAGCTCATCCTCAGTGGTAAAGACATCCTGACATTAGTGTTGGATCAAATTACTGCTGAAGGACTCAAACTGAAGGAAGCTTCAGTTTCTCACAAACATCCAGCATAAATCATGAGAAAATGATGGAAATGAGAGCAGATGATACTTCAGTACTCTGACTTTCAGTCTGCATCTGCTGTCTTGTACTGAATCAGAGACGTGACATGACTCACTGTGTGGATCAGTGCAGAGTGTCGATCATCCACAGAGTGTTTCTCTGAGGACAAAAGCGGGAAAAGTGACTCAtgacaaacacatttaacagCTGACTGACAATTATTCAGGAAATATGACTTTGTAAAAATGTACAATATGCAAAATGACACTTAAACCTCCTCAGCAATAATAAACAGTATGAAGGAGtcactttctctccttctcccaaAGTATtacaaatattattatttataatataaaagAAGAAGACGTTACTGAGAAGCTTCTGAGATGtgtcataaaaacagttttatgattttaatgagttttgtttttgttgtcttaCTTCTAGGCAGTGAGCTGCAGTCTGACAGCCTCTGAGCCAGATCagtcctcttcatcttctttaAACCCTCCATGGTCTTCTCCACTGACTGTTGGCCGTAAGTCTGCACCATTACAAACACTGTGTCCTGCAGGTCTGTCCTCATGAACAGCATCCATGTGAAGTCTGAGTAATATTTGTTTCTGTGATGATGAATTTCAAACAGGACCTGCTTGAactctctgagctcctggtCATTCAGAGCAGCCAGAGTTTCCAAAAGCAGCTCAATAACAGACTCCATCGTTTCTACCTGcaaaattcaaagaaaatctTCATGAGATAAATGTGTAATTCCTCAGTTGGTTTCaggttttctgtttacattcatcAACACTTTAGAAATGTACATGTGTTTCGATTCCATCAGCCATCACATCAGTTAATGATGTCATTGGTCATATTTGTCAGAATGATCACAAACACCTGATTATTGATTATTCTGTTTCTGTTAACAAGTTCAGGACTTTTTGATCTACTGAAGACCGACCTCACTGGACAGCCTGAAGCTCTGACATTTCTACTTTTACactgaaaatcaaatcaaatgagtttttatctgttttctatTGTAGATTTCTAACATGCATTTGTTCAGTGAAAGCTGCATCATTTGAAGTCAGACAGATGTGACGTTACTCACTTGGTGGATCAGTGCAGGCCAACGTTCATCCTCAGAGTGTTTCtctgagagaaaagaaatattaaaagctTAATTCATGACTGATTTAACGTCAGCATTAATAATCAGACCCTTTTTAATAACTGACACTTTATTTAATCCTAATTATCTTTGTAAGTTCAATTAATAACATTACACTTGTCAACATAAAGTCACATTTGCCATCAATGGAAAACTATCAAACTCTGAGGAAATGATCCAGCTCAGTTTCACTCAATaattttgttcatgtttttatgttaaTATCAATGACTTTATTGTTTAAATGTATTGATTTTCAGGGCACTgacctctctctgtgtcctccacatCAAATCCTTCAGCTGATGTTCCTGCAGCTGCAACACATTGAATCCAAACTGTAACTACATaatacacacactgtgtgtgtcctTTATGTGAGCTCATCCTGAGTGTAACACTGAGTCCTGACAATAAAAAGCTTTAATATTTCAGTCTCAGCTGTGCTGACTGAAGGCAGGAGGAGGCCATAGTTACACAATCACAGAGAAATCACTGCAAAGACTTTTTAATAATCTACCTCATACAGGTCGTCTGTCTGTCTCCATAGTGGAGTTTAAGTCCAGTCAAAGCTGCACATAAAGAACCATTTACAATACAAGACTGATAGTAATGAGCTCAAAATGCAAGAATTCAATgaagcagaaacaaagaaagaaaaatgttttcaaaggaAAGATGTTCAAAGAGCTTTAAAACAACATTTACACAAGAAAGTCACTGATtcaataaaatgaatatttttgatttaaaatctttgtAATTTGATTGTGTTTGTAAACCTGAACGTGTTAATTTATCCACTTCTGTCCAAAAACACTGAGAGGAAACACATTCCTTCATTTGAAGATGATCATAAATTTGATATTATTCAGTTCTTGTTGTGATTTTCCCTCACAGATACTGATTCAACTCTTTGGATTCTTCTTTCAGTGTCAGCTGGAATATTATGGTTTAAATTCTTCTACACACAGTTAAGAATAATCACACCATATTCATTGACATTATTAcagatcactctgacagatGACTTTATCTTACCTTTGAGTCCTGAGCTGCTCTCTGAAAGCCTCTGCACCAGATCAGTTCTCTTCATGTCTGTTAAAACCTCCATGATCACCTCCACAGACTGATGACCAAGTTCATCCATTAAACGGTTCACTATTTCTGCTGCATCTGTATTCAGACTGATTTGTGGAACACTCTTCTGAAAACACGTGAACTTCAGAAATATCCTGAATTTCCACAGATCCTGTTCACTCAAATCCTTCAGTGTTTCCAAAAGCAGCTCTTTAACAGCTGCCATTGTTGCAACCTGGAAATTtcaaagcaaacaaagaaaatttgTTGTTTCACTGAGAGAATTAAagatttatgtttttgtagCTGTTTTAGACACTGAACATCCAGACACCACAGACATTTACACCTCCACATGCAGGAAAAAAGGGCCACCTGCATCATGAAGGAccacacacacccagcacacacacttttcctctcaggcaggaggctgaggagcatcaagagcaggaccagcagactgaggaacagcttcttccctgaagCTGTAAGACTGCTGAACTCTGGTGGGGCTGTGTAGCTGTACTGCTCTTCCTCCATCAGTCCTTGCtcacactcatgctgctgttgctgctgtcagtcacacaagtcactgctgtggcaccacATGTGTCACTACAGCTTTATTCTACATCTTAAAGTGTCtgttttatattgtgttttatttttgtatttattatttctttatattcatatttattgttCTTTAATATTGTTTGAACTGTCATGACTGTTACAAGAGCAACACgaggacctgaggacagaattttgttgtgctgcatgtaaatgtgacgTGAAGGACAATAAAGGATCCCTGAATCCTCTGAAGGTCAGCTGAGCCACTCTGTTAGCTTTTACTACCTCatcagtcttttattttgaaaaacacactttttcacTTAGTAAATATTTTGAATCTAAACTCAGTCCAATCTAAATGATGAAATTATGATTTTCATCCTGCAGCTTATTGAATAAAAGCTgagctctgcagagtcacacagATGAGACGTTACTCACTTTGTGGATCAGTGCAGACAGATGTTCATCCAGATGTTTTCCtgaggaaaagacaaaaaaaaaatagaaataagtgACTGACAACAGCTGATAGAGCTTTATTTACAATatatgttttttcctcactgtaaATCTGTTTATAAAACTGAagcattttaatgattttaacatgttttgtcTGTATTGTCTTACTTTTAGGTTCTGAGCTGCAGTCTGACAGCCTCTGAGCCAGATCACTCCTACTGATATCCTTTAACAGCTCCATGATCATCGTCAATGACTGTTGGCCATAAGTCTGCACCATGGAAAACACTGTGTCCTGCAGGTCTGACGCCCCGCTCTCCATTAGTTGGAAGCATAAGTCACGTTTCCTCCTGAGGACCTGCTTGAAGTTGTTGAACTCGCTGTCACTCAAATcagccagtgtttccaaaaGCAGCTCAATAAGAGACTCCATCGTTTCTACCTGGTaaaatcagaggtcaaatgaCAGCTGTGTACAATTCAAAGGTCTGTTTGATCTTTAATTAACACAAAATTGTTCAGTTTGTTAAACATAAATCCAAAGCTGAAATTAGGTTCAATTCAAGTCTTTGTAAAAatgatgacctttgacctttgaaccAAACTCAGTCATAAAGGGCGTCTCTTTGAAGGCCATGAGGGGTCGACCAGATTTAGAGCAGAAAATAACGTCCATGAACATCTGGTGCTTGGTGGGTACCTGCTTGCATTAGTTTGTGTTTCTTTAGTAACCAGAAGGTGGTTCATTGTTTCCTCCTTCTGAaggatttcattttcattaacagGTTTGTGACATTGTTTCACTGCCTGACTGTAACTCTGTCAAAGACTGCTGCAAAAACTGCAGCGAGTCTCCTGATTTTACAAACAGAGGGAGGTTTAACTGCTCACATCTTTACTGCTTAGAAACAGGGACACTGGATACTGACGATTCAACACTGCAGCTGTTTGGAAACACCTGCGTGACCGTGGCTCATTGAGGTCTTAGTGCTTCACCTCAGTTTGGACAGGTGCCTTACCTGCTGTTTCTAGGCAGGTGAGGCACCAGGATTCCCAATTTTATGGATCAGTCATTTGGATGAACCTTGTGATTACCGACTTAATGTTTTTgctaataacataaaaaaaaaaaatgatgacaacATGACACAGCTCCAGCATGAATTTGATGTGTATAATTTATATTAAAGATGAAGATGATTTCCAGTCTTCATCAATCAAAGCTGAACTGTGTGAAGTCGACTGATGTGACATTACTCACTCTCTGACTCAGTGCAGGAAACTGTTTGTctgaggaaaacagaaacaggaaaagtcAGATTAGAAACTGCTTTATGGTCAGGCTTTATGAACATTTATAACACAAAAGATTTCACCTCAAAGTGACACTTAAACCTCATCAACCCTCATCCTACCCACACATTTAACATACATGGACCACCGACTGGAGTCCCTGAGGACCCCAATTTACTGGCAGAAACAATCATAATAGAacaatgattattttaattaaagcaTTATATCAGATATGTAATTAATGTCATCTAAAGATATAAAGTAGTTGAAATAAACTGAGGACTGCATGGACTCCAG
This window of the Archocentrus centrarchus isolate MPI-CPG fArcCen1 chromosome 16, fArcCen1, whole genome shotgun sequence genome carries:
- the LOC115794223 gene encoding uncharacterized protein LOC115794223, which encodes MTTKKLLIETLNQLSPEDFAEFKSIIEVDKKFTFFSKRELKAGNTQDVVELMEKTYGRGCVEETRKALMKMSRTDLVQRLSDKQFPALSQRVETMESLIELLLETLADLSDSEFNNFKQVLRRKRDLCFQLMESGASDLQDTVFSMVQTYGQQSLTMIMELLKDISRSDLAQRLSDCSSEPKRKHLDEHLSALIHKVATMAAVKELLLETLKDLSEQDLWKFRIFLKFTCFQKSVPQISLNTDAAEIVNRLMDELGHQSVEVIMEVLTDMKRTDLVQRLSESSSGLKAAGTSAEGFDVEDTEREKHSEDERWPALIHQVETMESVIELLLETLAALNDQELREFKQVLFEIHHHRNKYYSDFTWMLFMRTDLQDTVFVMVQTYGQQSVEKTMEGLKKMKRTDLAQRLSDCSSLPRKKHSVDDRHSALIHTVSHVTSLIQYKTADAD